The following are from one region of the Salmo trutta chromosome 20, fSalTru1.1, whole genome shotgun sequence genome:
- the LOC115156269 gene encoding tubulin alpha-4A chain-like, translating to MRECISVHVGQAGVQMGNTCWELYCLEHVIQPDGQMPSDKPTGNLDDSFTTFFSATGTGKYVSRAIFVDLEPTVIDEVRTGPYRQLFHPEQLISGKEDAANNYARGHYTIGKEIIDSVLDRTRKLVRMLEE from the exons CGTGAGTGTATCTCTGTTCACGTGGGCCAGGCTGGAGTCCAGATGGGTAACACCTGTTGGGAGCTGTACTGCCTGGAGCATGTGATCCAGCCGGACGGACAAATGCCCAGTGACAAGCCCACAGGTAACCTCGACGACTCCTTCACCACCTTCTTCAGCGCCACGGGCACCGGGAAGTACGTGTCACGCGCCATCTTCGTCGACCTGGAACCCACCGTTATCG ATGAGGTGAGGACAGGTCCCTATCGCCAGCTATTCCACCCTGAGCAGCTCATCTCAGGCAAGGAGGATGCTGCCAACAACTACGCCCGCGGTCACTACACCATCGGCAAGGAGATCATTGACTCCGTCCTGGACAGGACACGCAAACTGGTAAGAATGCTTGAAGAATGA